The window TCATCTCGAATCGCAGCGGACGCAGGTTCGTTTTTTCCAGCGCCGCTTTTGCGGGCATGCGTTCCTGTCCGAAAAAGACTTCCCCCTCGCCCATGAGGGCCATGGCAATGTGCGAGAGCGGGGCGAGGTCGCCGCTGGCACCCACCGATCCGAGTTCCGGCACAACCGGGGTTATGCCCGCATTGAGCAGGTCCAGCAGGCCCTGCACCAGTTCGGGGCGCACGCCGCTGAATCCGCGGGCCAGCGAATTGGCCCGCAGCAGCATGGTCATGCGCACAACAGTTCGGTCCATGGGCTCGCCCACGCCCACGGCATGGGAAAGGATCAGGTTGCGCTGCAGGTCGCACAGGTGTTCGTCCGGCACGGAAAGGTCCACGTTGTGGCCGAATCCCCGGTTGAAGCCGTAGGCCGGAATTTCCTGTTCCCTGACGTGGCGTACTATCTGTTCGCGTCGTTCTGTCAGCATTTGGCGCGTGTCCCGCGCCAGCTCCACGCGGCTGCCGTTTGCCGCGCTCATGACATGGGTGAGCGTGAGTTGCCGTGTATGGTCGATGATGACGGTCATGCTTTTCCTGAATTGTTAGGATGCGGGTTCAAAGGTGCCCCCGAAGCTGAAGCGCGACCCCGGGTAGAGCAACTCGGCATAGGATACAAGGCGGTCGCGGGACCATGTCTTGCGCCGCAGCATCAGGCATGGTTCGTCCGGTCCGATGTTCAGGAACCGTTGTTGTTCCCGGCTGGGCAGCACTGCGGTCAATTCGTGCTCGGCCTTCTGGAGCGGCGCATCCTGCATGAGATAGGTGTGGGCCGTTGTGGTGGAAAAGTCCACTTCCAGATATTTCGGGGCGGTACGCAGGTCCACGTAGCGGTCTTCCAGCTGGATGGGGACGCTGTTTTCGCAGTGTACCACCTTGGAGCGGGCAATGTTTTTGCCCTTGCCGAAAACATGGGTGGTCAGTGAGGATTCCGGTTCGGCCGCCAGATACATGAGTTCGCAACTGTAGTGCCCGCCACGGTTTTTTATTTCATCCGCAATGTTCTTGATGACCAGCAGCTGGCTGCGCGGCGTGCGCCGGGAAACGAATGAGCCGAGGCCCCGCTGGCGGTAGATCACGCCCTCGGCGGCCAGTTCCTTGAGCGCGCGGTGCACGGTCATGCGGCTGGCGTCGAACAGGGCCATGAGTTCGGATTCGGCCGGAATCTGATGCTCGGGCGGCCAGTCGCCATTTTCGATATGGCTGAGAATATGTTCCCGTATTCGGGAAGAGAGGCTTGGTTTTCTGGGCATGGCTGCTCCGTGTCTGGTGTATGTGTGTTGGCGGTCTGTATATATGGTTGAGTTGGGGGAAAATGCAAGAGGAGGGTATGGAGGTGGGCCGCATGCGGTTGTTTCGGTGATCCCCCAGTTGATTGGCGGGATTGGTGGCTCGTGCTTTAAACATACGGCCGGGACCAGCCCAACGTTGCCCGTCGTTGTGAGTATGAGCTTTTACTCCGTGCGACGGCAGAAAAAGAAGGTCACCCTGAAGGGCGAAATCTTAAATGAAGGTGATTTTACGGTGTTTGACTGCGCGTCAGCGCAACCACACAATAAACGCTTCATGCCAACCCTTACCCTACCGCGCGCCAGCGCAACGGCTATCCGTGCAATGCATGATCGAAGCGAGATTGATGTGTTGGACGATAAAAAAAAGCGGCGGCACCACCTGATGCCACCGCTTCGTTTTTCTGTCGTTCAATCCCTTATTCCACCCAGTCATCGTCCTCGCTGATGGGCGCAAATCCCCGGCGCATGGTGTTTTCACACACAAGGCGCGGGTCCATGAACTGGAGCAGGTAGTCCGGGCCGCCGGACTTGGAGCCCACGCCGGACATCTTGAATCCGCCGAATGCATGGCGTTCCACCAACGCGCCCACGGACGGTTTGTTCAGGTACAGGTTGCCCACCCGGAACTCGCGCGAGGCGCGTTCCAGATGCTTGGGGCTGCGTGAATAGATGGCCCCGGTCAGGGCAAAGCGCGTGGAGTTGGCCCACGCAAGGGCCTCATCCATGTCCTTGGCCTTCATGACGGCCAGTACCGGGCCGAATACCTCTTCCTGCGCAATGCGGTGTTCGGGCGTGATGCCGTCCACGATTGTCAGGGGCACGTAGCAGGCGTCGTTGATCTTGTATTTGTCGTCGGCCTCGCGCTGCACCACGATGTTGCCTTCTTCGGCAGCGATCTTGGCGTAACGCAGCACGTTCTTGGCCGCGGCCTTGTCCACCACCGGTCCCATGTAGTTGGACGGGTCCTCGGACGGTCCGAGTTTGATGGACTGAGCGGCCTCTCTGAGCCGATGAATGAAGCGGTCGTAGATGGAATCCAGCACGATGGCCCGGGAACAGGCCGAGCATTTCTGGCCCTGAAAGCCGAAGGCCGAGTAGAGCACGCCCAGCACGGCCTCGTCCAGGTCCGCGTCGTCGTCGATGATGACCGCGTTTTTGCCGCCCATTTCCGCGATGACCTTCTTGCACTGTTCCTGTCCGGGTTGCACGACCGCGGCCTTTTGCTGGATGCGCAAGCCCACCTCCATGGACCCTGTGAAGGCGATGAGCGATACGTCCGGGTGTTCCACGATGTAGTCGCCGATGACCGAGCCTCGTCCCGGCGTGTAGTTGAATACACCGGCGGGCAGGTCGGCCGCGCGGAACATTTCGGTGAGCATCCAGCCCACCACCGAGGACAGGCCCGAGGGCTTGTAGATCACCGGGCAGCCTGCCACGATGGCGGCGGATACCATGCCCACGGAAATGGCGAACGGGAAGTTCCACGGCGCAATGACAGCGGCAATGCCCTTGCCCTGGTAAAAATACCGGGAATCTTCGCCCGGAGCCACGCCCATGCGTTTCGGCTCGCCCAGCCGGATCATTTCGCGGGCGTAGTATTCAAGGAAATCGATGGCCTCGGCCACATCGGCCTGGGCCTGATCCCATTGCTTGCCCACTTCCAGCACTTGCAGGGCGGAGATCTTGTGGATGTTTTTCTTGCACCAGTCGGCAGCATCCAGCAGGTACTGGGCGCGCTTTTTGGGTGATACGTCGCGCCAATCCAGATAGGCGGCCTTTGCGCCGGTCAGGGCGTCGTCGATTTCCGGCTTGCCGGCCTGACAGATGGTGCCGATGATTTCGGACGGGTCAGCCGGGTTGTATGAATCCAGCGTGTCGTCCGTGGTCACCTCCTGCCCGTTGATGAACAGGGGGTACTGCGCGTTGAGTTTGGTGCGCCACTGGGCAATGGCCTCGGGATAGGCCTCGCGTTCGGCCTGTATGGTGAAGTCTGCGGGCGGGAAGTTGCTGAACGCAGGGATTTCGCCGTTGAGCGCCTGCACGGGCGGACGGCCCGCATGGGTACGGCAGGGCTTTTCCGCCAATTGGCGTTGCAGGGTTTCTTCGGGATTTTCCAGCAGGCGGTCCATGTCCGCCTCGTCCGCAAATGTCTGCTTGAGGAACGATTCGTTGGCGGTGTTTTCCAGCAGACGGCGCACGAGGTAGGCCATGCCGGGTATCAGTTCGCCGTACGGGCAGTAGAGCCGCACGCGCTTGGCCACGTTCTTGAGGCCCTTGCGCACGGGTTCGGCCATGCCGTAGAGCACCTGGAATTCGTATTGCTCTTCGGGCACGTTCAGCGCCTTGGCCATCTCCATGACCGCGGCAATGGAGCGGATGTTGTGCGAGGCGCAGGCAAAATGGCAGATGTCGTGGTTTTCCAGAATGATTTTGGAGACTTTCTCATAGCAGATGTCGGACTCGGGCTTGCGTGTCCAGACCGGAACGGGCCACGCGTTCTGTTTGGCCAGCACGGTCTCGTAGTCCCAGTAGGCACCCTTGACCAGCCGTATGGATACCGGCAGGTTTTCCTCGCGCGCCCATTCAATGAAGTCGCGCACGTCCTTCTCGGTTTCCTTGAGGTATGCCTGGAACACGATGCCCAGATGCGGGTAGTCGCGGTACTTGGTGCGCAGCATCTTGTAAAGCTCGATGGTGGCTTCCTTGTACTTGAGCTGTTCCATGTCGATGCACATGAACCCGTTCATGTCCATGACCTTGCGATACACCGGCTCGATGCGTTCCATCATGCCTTTGGCCGTGCCTTCCACGTCCACGGGTTTGGACTGGGAATAAAAGGCCGAGGGCTTGACCGCCACGTTGACCTTGGGCGCGTGGCCCCAGTCGAGGTCCTTGCCGTCCAGCCCCTGCCACTTGTCGCACTCCTTGTGGATGGCGCCGAGGACGTCGAGGTAGCCTTCCATGTAGGCCGTTGACTCCTCTTCGGAAACCGTGGCCTCGCCCAGAAGGTCCAGCACAAAGGCGAACCCGTCCTTTCTGAGCTTGCGGATGCCTTTGACCGCTTCCTTTCCTTCCTGCCCGATGATGAACTGGCGGGCCATGCCTTCGATGTTGGAGCGGATGGTCTTGTTGAGCACCTTGGCCACCAGTCCGCCGCCGAACTTGGTCTTGGTGGCACCCCACTTGAGCACGTCCGGTATGTTGGAGTCTTCGCCCGCGAAATATTCCTCGATGTGGCGCGAAAGGGATTCCGAGGTGTTCAGGTAGGGCAGAACGTCCACAAAGCGGAACATCTGCACCTTGAAGTCCTCGTTTTTCATGGACCAGTCCATGACCTTGCCGGTCCACCAGCCCTTGTTGAATATGGAGGGCGCCTCGCCCGAAATGGACTGGAAGAATTCCTTGCCGCGTGCGATGATGGCAGGGTCGATCTGCCGGATATCGATGCTCATTGCTCTTGCTCCCTGACTGGCGTATCAGTCGTTTTGCAAGGGGAACCCTCTGGTTTCCTTGACGGTTGTCAGCACGATGGTGGTGTTTGTGTCACGAACGGATGCAATGGCCCCGAACTTGGCCAGCGTCTTTTGCAGGGCTTCGGTGTCCTCGGCGCGCACCTTGACCAGATAGGGGGCCTGCCCTGCGGTGTAGTGCACTTCGAGCACCTCGGGGATCTTGGCCAGTTCCCTGCCGGTGTTGAAGGACCCCGCAGGTTCATCGGTGTACACCTGCGTAAACGCGGTCAACGCCAGCCCCATGGCCTTGTGGTTGACGATGGCCTCATAACCCTGGATGAGGTCCTTGCGTTCCAGCTTGCGAACCCGCTCCAGAACGGCGGAAGGGGCCTTGCCCACCTTTCTGGCGATGTCTGCGTTGGAAATCCTGCCGTTTTCCTGAAGTATATTCAGGATTTGGATGTCAAGATAGTCAAAAGTTCTTTTGCTCATAATAAAAAAGAATATTATTCGTATTGGTATTTGTCAACCGCAATGATGTCGCCGGTAGTTCTGTTTATATGCCGAGCCGTTGTGTTCATGTGCTTTGCCTTTCCCGGTTCACTCGGCTATATCATTGTTCCAAGTCATTGTTTGATCGTGAGGTATATGAAATGGTCGCAGCGAGAAGGACAGCATCTCCCGGAAGGGGAGCTTCCATGCAGATTCGCCCCGAGCGCGGGCGGATTCGCATTGTCCTTTCCGGCAGGCTGGACGCCGCGTCCGTTTCCGAATTGTGGGATGACGCTGTGGCCGGTGTTGCGCCCGGAAGTTCCGTGGTGGCGGATTGCTCGGGTCTTGACTATCTGGACGGTGCGGGGGTGGCACTGCTGTTGAAGCTGCGAACACTGGCCCGTTCCGAAGCTCGGGGAGACCTGGAGCTGGAAGGGTTGCGCGATCGTTTGCAGCAGGTTGTGGACATGGTCTGGGACACGGACCCGGCTGTGTTGAGGGGCCACCGTGGTGAACGCCGGGGACTGGCCGTAACGCTTGGTCATTATGCCGAAGACGCCTGGCTCAACATGCGGGCCATGATTGCATTCGTGGGCGAGGCCGTGGCCATGATCGGCCAGTGT is drawn from Pseudodesulfovibrio senegalensis and contains these coding sequences:
- a CDS encoding proline dehydrogenase family protein, with the protein product MSIDIRQIDPAIIARGKEFFQSISGEAPSIFNKGWWTGKVMDWSMKNEDFKVQMFRFVDVLPYLNTSESLSRHIEEYFAGEDSNIPDVLKWGATKTKFGGGLVAKVLNKTIRSNIEGMARQFIIGQEGKEAVKGIRKLRKDGFAFVLDLLGEATVSEEESTAYMEGYLDVLGAIHKECDKWQGLDGKDLDWGHAPKVNVAVKPSAFYSQSKPVDVEGTAKGMMERIEPVYRKVMDMNGFMCIDMEQLKYKEATIELYKMLRTKYRDYPHLGIVFQAYLKETEKDVRDFIEWAREENLPVSIRLVKGAYWDYETVLAKQNAWPVPVWTRKPESDICYEKVSKIILENHDICHFACASHNIRSIAAVMEMAKALNVPEEQYEFQVLYGMAEPVRKGLKNVAKRVRLYCPYGELIPGMAYLVRRLLENTANESFLKQTFADEADMDRLLENPEETLQRQLAEKPCRTHAGRPPVQALNGEIPAFSNFPPADFTIQAEREAYPEAIAQWRTKLNAQYPLFINGQEVTTDDTLDSYNPADPSEIIGTICQAGKPEIDDALTGAKAAYLDWRDVSPKKRAQYLLDAADWCKKNIHKISALQVLEVGKQWDQAQADVAEAIDFLEYYAREMIRLGEPKRMGVAPGEDSRYFYQGKGIAAVIAPWNFPFAISVGMVSAAIVAGCPVIYKPSGLSSVVGWMLTEMFRAADLPAGVFNYTPGRGSVIGDYIVEHPDVSLIAFTGSMEVGLRIQQKAAVVQPGQEQCKKVIAEMGGKNAVIIDDDADLDEAVLGVLYSAFGFQGQKCSACSRAIVLDSIYDRFIHRLREAAQSIKLGPSEDPSNYMGPVVDKAAAKNVLRYAKIAAEEGNIVVQREADDKYKINDACYVPLTIVDGITPEHRIAQEEVFGPVLAVMKAKDMDEALAWANSTRFALTGAIYSRSPKHLERASREFRVGNLYLNKPSVGALVERHAFGGFKMSGVGSKSGGPDYLLQFMDPRLVCENTMRRGFAPISEDDDWVE
- the hutC gene encoding histidine utilization repressor, with translation MPRKPSLSSRIREHILSHIENGDWPPEHQIPAESELMALFDASRMTVHRALKELAAEGVIYRQRGLGSFVSRRTPRSQLLVIKNIADEIKNRGGHYSCELMYLAAEPESSLTTHVFGKGKNIARSKVVHCENSVPIQLEDRYVDLRTAPKYLEVDFSTTTAHTYLMQDAPLQKAEHELTAVLPSREQQRFLNIGPDEPCLMLRRKTWSRDRLVSYAELLYPGSRFSFGGTFEPAS
- a CDS encoding Lrp/AsnC family transcriptional regulator, coding for MSKRTFDYLDIQILNILQENGRISNADIARKVGKAPSAVLERVRKLERKDLIQGYEAIVNHKAMGLALTAFTQVYTDEPAGSFNTGRELAKIPEVLEVHYTAGQAPYLVKVRAEDTEALQKTLAKFGAIASVRDTNTTIVLTTVKETRGFPLQND